The proteins below come from a single Anaerobranca gottschalkii DSM 13577 genomic window:
- a CDS encoding PHP domain-containing protein, translating to MLNLKGQLHIHSVLSPCASLEMGPQLIVQKAKELGLDFIGITDHNSTKNLKAFQDVCRANNMYFLPGIEVETKEEVHVLCYFNELEKAEELGLIVYQSLLPIPNDYELFGYQVIVNEKEDILGYEERLLLQRCSLSITELAKIVEKLQGVCIPAHIDRDKNGLLKTLGFIPEEPLFSILEVSKNCDITVFKDKYSLTNKNLFKGCDAHNLEDLVFEPINLVVKGFSLEELLLALQNREGRSYFQ from the coding sequence ATGTTAAACCTTAAAGGACAATTGCATATTCATTCTGTACTTTCCCCTTGTGCTTCTTTAGAAATGGGACCACAATTGATAGTACAAAAGGCTAAGGAACTAGGTCTAGATTTTATTGGAATAACAGACCATAATAGTACTAAAAATTTAAAAGCTTTTCAAGATGTATGTCGAGCTAATAATATGTATTTTTTGCCAGGAATAGAAGTAGAGACTAAAGAAGAGGTCCATGTACTTTGTTATTTTAATGAACTAGAAAAAGCGGAAGAATTAGGTTTAATAGTTTATCAAAGTCTTCTACCTATACCCAATGATTATGAACTTTTTGGATATCAAGTGATAGTAAATGAAAAAGAAGATATTTTAGGTTATGAAGAAAGATTACTGTTACAAAGGTGTTCATTAAGTATAACAGAATTGGCTAAGATAGTGGAGAAATTACAAGGGGTATGTATTCCAGCCCATATAGACAGGGATAAAAACGGTCTTTTAAAAACACTAGGTTTTATCCCAGAAGAACCCCTTTTCTCGATATTAGAGGTTTCTAAAAACTGTGATATCACAGTTTTTAAAGATAAATATTCTTTGACAAACAAAAATCTATTTAAAGGATGTGATGCACACAATCTGGAAGATCTAGTATTTGAACCAATTAATTTGGTAGTAAAAGGCTTTTCTTTAGAAGAACTTCTACTGGCTTTACAAAACAGAGAAGGTAGAAGTTATTTTCAGTAA
- the nuoE gene encoding NADH-quinone oxidoreductase subunit NuoE: MQQINCCCGGNQKDEKWIKLEELIDGYKGKKGALIPVLQKAQDIFGYLPEEVMAAIADGLGIPLSQVYGVATFYAQFHLKPRGKNIIRVCLGTACHVRGGQKIFERIQKELNVEKNGTTEDLLFTLEGVACIGACGLAPVIMINDDTHGRLTPDDIPAILDKYRE; the protein is encoded by the coding sequence ATGCAACAAATTAACTGTTGTTGTGGTGGAAATCAAAAAGATGAAAAATGGATTAAATTAGAAGAGTTAATTGATGGGTACAAAGGGAAAAAAGGTGCCCTTATCCCTGTTTTACAAAAAGCACAAGATATTTTTGGTTATTTACCTGAAGAAGTTATGGCTGCTATTGCAGATGGATTAGGTATACCTTTAAGTCAAGTATACGGTGTAGCAACTTTTTATGCTCAATTCCACTTAAAACCAAGGGGTAAAAATATCATTAGGGTTTGTTTAGGTACAGCTTGTCACGTTAGAGGTGGACAAAAGATATTTGAAAGGATTCAAAAAGAACTGAATGTAGAAAAAAATGGTACTACAGAAGACTTATTATTTACATTAGAAGGTGTTGCTTGTATTGGTGCCTGTGGCTTAGCCCCAGTAATCATGATCAATGACGATACCCATGGTAGGTTAACCCCAGATGATATTCCTGCAATCTTAGACAAGTACAGAGAGTAA
- a CDS encoding ATP-binding protein — MEDLSQIILDLAQNSLGANANKIEIYIAIEYANDLLTVMIKDDGHGMDEEIVKKCTDPFYTTRKTRSVGLGLSLTKMLCEQSGGSFEIRSIKGQGTTLNFSFKISHWDRPPVGKLEDTYLALIILNPYCEIIFSLNSDINPNTFMIDSKEIKENIGEDGNFSDPWVVSWLKEYLQENIYHHIKEELQ; from the coding sequence ATGGAAGATTTATCTCAAATTATTTTAGATCTAGCACAGAATTCATTAGGAGCAAATGCTAATAAAATCGAAATTTATATAGCAATAGAATATGCCAATGATTTATTGACAGTAATGATTAAAGATGATGGTCATGGAATGGATGAAGAAATAGTTAAAAAATGTACAGATCCCTTTTATACTACGAGAAAAACTAGAAGTGTCGGGTTAGGTCTATCCCTAACAAAAATGCTATGTGAACAATCTGGTGGTTCTTTTGAAATCAGATCAATAAAAGGACAAGGTACTACTTTAAACTTTAGTTTTAAAATAAGTCATTGGGACAGACCACCGGTTGGAAAACTAGAAGACACCTATTTAGCTTTAATAATTTTAAATCCCTATTGTGAAATAATCTTCTCTCTCAATTCAGATATAAATCCTAATACCTTTATGATTGACTCAAAAGAAATAAAAGAAAATATCGGAGAAGATGGGAATTTTTCTGACCCTTGGGTAGTTAGTTGGTTAAAGGAATACCTTCAAGAAAATATCTACCATCATATAAAGGAGGAATTGCAGTGA
- a CDS encoding (2Fe-2S) ferredoxin domain-containing protein, giving the protein MSKIKSLEDLRKLREEQSKLSTARESDHPTVIVGMGTCGIAAGARDVMLTILEEINKRNLKVNITQTGCIGMCQHEPLVDVVIPGQDRITYGRVTKDLAKKIVVEHLANGNILKDAVIGKIEKQ; this is encoded by the coding sequence GTGAGTAAAATTAAAAGTTTAGAAGATCTTCGTAAACTTAGGGAAGAGCAATCTAAGCTATCAACAGCTCGGGAAAGTGATCACCCTACCGTAATAGTTGGGATGGGTACATGTGGTATAGCTGCTGGAGCTAGGGATGTAATGTTAACAATTTTAGAAGAAATTAATAAAAGAAATTTAAAAGTAAATATAACACAAACTGGCTGTATAGGAATGTGTCAACATGAACCCTTAGTTGATGTTGTAATTCCTGGACAAGACCGAATTACCTATGGAAGGGTTACTAAAGATTTAGCTAAAAAAATCGTTGTTGAACACCTGGCCAATGGTAATATCTTAAAAGATGCAGTAATAGGTAAAATTGAAAAACAGTAA